The sequence below is a genomic window from Sphingobacterium sp. ML3W.
TCAAGTCTAAGACCTCTGAGATACAGCTTCAAATAGACGAAAAAATAATTATCAAGGATAGCCTTCAAGATGTCACCTGGCGCTATACAGATGAATTTAGAACAATTGCAGGGTATGAGTGTAGGCGTGTAAATGGTGCTACTAAAGATTCTTTATATCTCATTGCATTTTATACGGAGGAAATCCCAGTGTCTGGAGGGCCCGTTCTAACTGGAGGATTACCTGGGATGATCTTAGGGCTTGTCATACCTGAAATGCATATCAATTATTGGGCTACAGAAGTGGAATTTACAAATGATGCGCTATCCAATTCGTGGAAAGATAAAAAGGCAAAAGAAATGACTGCCAATGATTTTTTCAAATTACTTTCCAACACCATGTTTAGAGGAAGAGGGAACAATGAGTCGCTGCAGAGAAGACAAATATTAGAACAGGTTATTTATTAAATAACCTGTTCTAATATCTACTTGGTTAAGGCAATAACCAACTCCTGTTGTATAGCAATTCCCTTATCCTGGTTATACCATTTCTGAATTTCTTCTTTTATATCGTTGAATTCGGCTCCCTTTTCTTTCATATTGATAAACAAATCTGTACACCCTTGTGGGCGGGGACCCCAGACTGCTATATCTTCTTCTTGCTCATTACGGATGATTAACTTCGGAATGGATTTCCCTCCATTTGTCATATACCCATCAATTGTAAAGGGCTCGGAATCACGCAATTGAATATCCAATTCAATAAAAGGATTGTTTTTCACCATTTGGTAGATCATGGGTACAGCATGAGCCGCATCACCACACCAAGGTTCTGTTATCAATATCCAATGTTGCTTTGTTGCTATCGTGGATATAACAGTGATTGTTTCAGGATTAGGTTCAAACTTTTTCAGCCAACGATTCATTCTTGACCAATTCAATTTGGTATACATCAAAATTTCCTCATCTTGATAACCTTCATATTGAGTAGGGTTTTCTAAAACGGCTTGAAAATAGGATAAATATGTTTTGAAATTCATATTATGGTTTTTTTTTGCAGGATGCAATATGACAAAATTTTGCCATTCATGCAATTCAGACACAACAAAGAAACATAAAAATGACAGTTTGTCACCAATTATGACGCGATATTGCTAATTTAATTCATTTTCATGCAAACAAAATGATTGGCACAAGGGTTGATTAGATAGCTATACAATTAGATTAGTAAAAAATAAATATATATAATATGTCTAAAATAATAGGAATCGACTTAGGTACGACCAATTCATGTGTTGCTGTAATGGAAGGTAACGAGCCGGTAGTTATTGCTAACAATGAGGGTAAACGTACAACCCCTTCTATCGTTGCTTTTGTTGAAGGTGGAGAACGTAAGGTGGGTGATCCAGCGAAGCGTCAAGCTATCACAAACCCAACTAAAACTATTTATTCTATTAAACGCTTCATGGGTTTATCATATGATGAGTCTGTGAATGAAGCGCAACATGTACCTTATAATATAGTAAAGGGCGACAACAATACACCACGTGTAGAAATTGACGACCGTAAATATACTCCTCAAGAAATTTCAGCAATGATTCTTCAAAAAATGAAGAAAACAGCAGAGGATTTTTTAGGTCAAGAAGTAACGGAAGCTGTTATTACAGTTCCTGCATACTTTAATGATGCACAACGTCAAGCAACTAAAGAAGCTGGTGAAATCGCTGGTTTAACAGTTAAGCGTATCATCAATGAGCCAACAGCTGCAGCGTTAGCTTACGGTTTGGATAAAGCACACAAAGACATGAAAATTGCTGTTTTTGACTGTGGTGGTGGTACTCATGACGTTTCTGTATTAGAATTGGGTGATGGTGTATTTGAAGTAAAATCTACTGACGGTGATACTCACTTAGGTGGTGATGACTTTGATAACGTAATCATCAACTGGTTGAATGATGAGTTTAAAAATGAAAACAATGGCTTTGACTTGAAAAAAGATCCAATGGCATTGCAACGTTTGAAAGAAGCTGCTGAGAAAGCTAAAATTGAGTTATCAAGCACAACTTCTACTGAGATCAACTTACCATACATCACTGCTGATGCTACTGGCCCTAAACACTTAGTACGTCCATTATCTCGTGCTAAATTTGAGAGCTTAGCTGCTGATTTAATCAAACGTACAATTGACCCTTGTCGTTCGGCATTGAAAAATGCTGGATTCAGTACTGCTGATATTGACGAAGTTATTTTAGTAGGTGGTTCAACTCGTATCCCTGCAATCGTTGATGCTGTAAAAGCATTCTTCGGAAAAGAGCCTTCAAAAGGTGTTAACCCTGATGAAGTTGTAGCATTAGGTGCTGCTATCCAAGGTGGTGTATTAACTGGTGAAGTGAAAGACGTATTATTATTAGACGTTACTCCTTTATCATTAGGTATCGAAACAATGGGTGGTGTGATGACTAAATTAATTGAAGCAAATACAACTATTCCTACTAAAAAGTCGGAAACGTTCTCAACTGCTTCAGATAATCAACCATCAGTAGAAATCCACTGTTTACAAGGAGAGCGTCCAATGGCTGCTCAAAACCGCACAATTGGTCGTTTCCATTTAAATGATATCCCTTCTGCTCCTCGTGGTGTTCCTCAAATTGAAGTAACATTTGACATCGATGCAAATGGTATCATTAAAGTTTCTGCTAAAGATAAAGCAACTGGTAAAGAGCAAAATATTCGTATTGAAGCTTCATCTGGTTTATCTGACGAAGAAATCAAAAAAATGAAAGAAGAAGCGGAAGCAAATGCTGAAGCAGATCAAAAAATGAAAGAAGAAGCTGACAAAATCAATGCTGCTGATGCTTTAGTATTCACAACTGAAAAACAATTGAAAGAATACGGAGACAAAATCTCTGCAGATAAGAAAGCTCCAATCGAAGCTGGCTTAGTAAAATTGAAAGCTGCTTACGAAGCTAGAAACTTTGCAGATATCGATACTGCTTCTGCAGAATTGAACAATGCTTGGAATGCTGCTTCTGAAGAAATGTACGCTGCTTCTCAAGGTGGTTCACAACCACAAGGTGACGCTGGTCAACAACCAAACAATGGTGGAAACCAAGGTGGTGATGACGTAACTGACGTAGAATACGAAGAAGTTAAATAACTTATACTTCCTAAGAATATAAAAAGCTCGAAGATTAATCTTCGAGCTTTTTTTTATTAATCTCAGGATGGAGGTCATTGAAATATTCAGCACATTGGCTTATCAAGATTGATATAAATCCTTTATAGTAGCATTTATCTACCCTAACGCATACAAGTATATCGCCCCTCCAATCTTTATTACTTCTTATAATGACTCAATATCCCCTTATCTAAGGTCGCCCAAATACCTGCCGGCATATTCGCTTTTTTTAAGGCTGTGTTTGTCCATGTATTACAGGAGTAAAACATACTATATGACCCTTTAGCTTCATAAAAAGCATCTGAATCACTATACTGAGCATTTGTATTGATTACAATTGGCTTATTTTGAGCATCATATTCTACGGACGATTTCACAAAATCAATGAGGCTTTGATATTGCACAGTATCAATCATATACTTATAACACAGTTCACTCTCCACGACAGATTTATGATAGGTAATATGAAGCGCCGTCTCTCCAATCCCTGTAGCAGCTACAAATGCAGTAGAAGCCTTTAAATCTTTCCATTCTGGTGTGTTTAGATAAAAACCCTTATCTCCCCACCCAATTCCTATATAACTA
It includes:
- a CDS encoding GLPGLI family protein produces the protein MTRLLICFVLIVLGTDSFAQNVYFATKGTIHFEKVVYTKARMRELMAKHNGNRGMMYMGNIDEMPESSTSNFVLKFDQNQTLMQPEAEDTPSKSGAAKVVTTNGRSSGGLRGNMGSAQRNRGNNANSRFMRGNGKMGDKTYFQNIKSKTSEIQLQIDEKIIIKDSLQDVTWRYTDEFRTIAGYECRRVNGATKDSLYLIAFYTEEIPVSGGPVLTGGLPGMILGLVIPEMHINYWATEVEFTNDALSNSWKDKKAKEMTANDFFKLLSNTMFRGRGNNESLQRRQILEQVIY
- a CDS encoding thioredoxin family protein: MNFKTYLSYFQAVLENPTQYEGYQDEEILMYTKLNWSRMNRWLKKFEPNPETITVISTIATKQHWILITEPWCGDAAHAVPMIYQMVKNNPFIELDIQLRDSEPFTIDGYMTNGGKSIPKLIIRNEQEEDIAVWGPRPQGCTDLFINMKEKGAEFNDIKEEIQKWYNQDKGIAIQQELVIALTK
- the dnaK gene encoding molecular chaperone DnaK, which translates into the protein MSKIIGIDLGTTNSCVAVMEGNEPVVIANNEGKRTTPSIVAFVEGGERKVGDPAKRQAITNPTKTIYSIKRFMGLSYDESVNEAQHVPYNIVKGDNNTPRVEIDDRKYTPQEISAMILQKMKKTAEDFLGQEVTEAVITVPAYFNDAQRQATKEAGEIAGLTVKRIINEPTAAALAYGLDKAHKDMKIAVFDCGGGTHDVSVLELGDGVFEVKSTDGDTHLGGDDFDNVIINWLNDEFKNENNGFDLKKDPMALQRLKEAAEKAKIELSSTTSTEINLPYITADATGPKHLVRPLSRAKFESLAADLIKRTIDPCRSALKNAGFSTADIDEVILVGGSTRIPAIVDAVKAFFGKEPSKGVNPDEVVALGAAIQGGVLTGEVKDVLLLDVTPLSLGIETMGGVMTKLIEANTTIPTKKSETFSTASDNQPSVEIHCLQGERPMAAQNRTIGRFHLNDIPSAPRGVPQIEVTFDIDANGIIKVSAKDKATGKEQNIRIEASSGLSDEEIKKMKEEAEANAEADQKMKEEADKINAADALVFTTEKQLKEYGDKISADKKAPIEAGLVKLKAAYEARNFADIDTASAELNNAWNAASEEMYAASQGGSQPQGDAGQQPNNGGNQGGDDVTDVEYEEVK
- a CDS encoding TIGR02117 family protein, with protein sequence MKKAFQVVLYIIIAIIATIFIYWLSERVLSRISAHRDESALSKDITVYIMSNGVHTDLVLPVKNNQMDWSILFPLSNNKGTDTTYSYIGIGWGDKGFYLNTPEWKDLKASTAFVAATGIGETALHITYHKSVVESELCYKYMIDTVQYQSLIDFVKSSVEYDAQNKPIVINTNAQYSDSDAFYEAKGSYSMFYSCNTWTNTALKKANMPAGIWATLDKGILSHYKK